Proteins from a genomic interval of Xiphophorus maculatus strain JP 163 A chromosome 7, X_maculatus-5.0-male, whole genome shotgun sequence:
- the LOC111609354 gene encoding uncharacterized protein LOC111609354 isoform X1, producing the protein MQKPGSQQKMHVSICNTGIGAKIVPYCMNNKYYCPLCSYSADESYKVKNHIARTAVVQHNEFHIFRCGLPCRDTTHFHCPYCFSTIDRRDRFVNHLVNHRMTFHMVSSCAAAQPPVHLPATDIQATQAPVRPAATDIQATQAPVRPAATDIQATQAPVRPAATDIQATQAPVRSEDMITCEMCNLRLRKKNLRIHLKRKHHEKVELISQNHHLRSQCVDAKKGVFAVQKSFCGPSKPIHVIKNTWSQFHRSECELDRCNVNAQFAKRSGILPFECEHIQSLRFCPRATDSEGPLSETTLNILVDNLWFSVKRKEELLKNQQEALSSNTPFSVLLFGSGTDTTFHVSIFEPKMAFFSRLGRVIVTYDKGKNTWHCACTEGKRSCTHKATAKWHLFEKMPDMFKAAVHSEEDVMCGTTVSECQEESGSITDDAAERIIKYLIYHKKIPADLPDSLITRSRDAKSLNGFPKHLIPSETECTECGQHASLGDPQLLSSTAKIVTLTGVVKGISTYRKTCPNCSMVYRYQDWEDGIHNFNDHLLLSIHFCLVLRNALQTHTAVSRIIETIEYTEGENFPFKDRILQAYLSFEGLSDHDYQYSCDSCGYHPAIVVMDLHKKGVFSMPVSEIPNPPQQYNGEVNARSFWEAVTMEVISRGLYPPGCKNPFVVKPTYHNWSPWIGPQTRRSDILINTESEKVHLPDSDSDVDQFLTEERLADEVLNLKLPEIRRLCSQCGIDSRGSKMDLVLRLRDKMASRATYNKVFEKVWGASGGWAVITCPCGIIYSVKFNLRAESPRDFADLLLSWKFFPNITVYDYPRGLVSHLKKRCAKDTPFTIHDGRLVEATPENIRQATEKKLAVNLPWLKHRKEPEDKGGHPVTGSLEHYCLSDVFHQGNSKDEKDVLRKIEMVPELAGRLNSQCAEQLFAGMRKNNYFLNMLNPSTHIFLQRNILHHFNLRKNTKTKQNILKVAGPHANLVLDKNGCIIMGCEKNQQHACSLEASVIQTHQCSLDDSLTSLQTTGANKFTWTQKPNNTEITLLAQVLDQTRDPAEYVACVDGQVLTRGDMFTLGLSQDMNGQVSLNIFQAISVLKLFFMLLKYDCYNSSKILNSCLKVVERMCINKGIKVFAGNSHVVHTWFPPLSLDPAQHLPPQAQDLDWVLIPVWHPGHWTLCRSLSSDVIWSMDRICWQRC; encoded by the exons ATGCAAAAACCAGGAAGTCAGCAAAAG ATGCACGTATCAATTTGTAACACTGGGATCGGAGCTAAAATTGTTCCGTACTGCATGAACAACAAGTACTACTGTCCCCTTTGCTCATACAGTGCGGATGAGTCTTACAAGGTTAAGAACCACATTGCAAGAACTGCTGTGGTTCAACATAACG AATTCCATATCTTCAGATGTGGCCTACCATGTAGAGACACCACTCACTTCCATTGTCCTTactgtttttccaccattgaCAGAAGGGACAGGTTTGTTAATCATTTGGTTAATCACAGAATGACTTTTCACATGGTGTCCAGCTGTGCAGCAGCCCAGCCACCTGTCCACCTACCAGCTACAGACATCCAGGCTACACAGGCGCCTGTCCGTCCAGCAGCTACAGACATCCAGGCTACACAGGCGCCTGTCCGTCCAGCAGCTACAGACATCCAGGCTACACAGGCGCCTGTCCGTCCAGCAGCTACAGACATCCAGGCTACACAGGCGCCTGTCCGCTCAGAAGATATGATTACATGTGAAATGTGCAATCTGCGCCTGAGAAAAAAGAATCTTCGtattcatttgaaaagaaaacaccatgAAAAAGTGGAGCTGATTTCACAAAATCATCATTTAAGGAGTCAGTGTGTGGATgcaaaaaaaggtgtttttgcTGTTCAGAAATCCTTTTGTGGTCCATCAAAACCTATACATGTAATCAAAAACACCTGGTCACAATTTCACAGATCAGAGTGTGAGCTTGACAGGTGTAATGTGAATGCACAATTTGCCAAGCGAAGTGGGATTTTGCCTTTTGAGTGTGAACACATTCAATCATTACGCTTTTGTCCACGCGCCACAGACTCAGAAGGACCTCTGTCTGAAACTACCCTCAACATCCTGGTTGACAACTTATGGTTcagtgttaaaagaaaagaagaacttttaaaaaatcagcaagAGGCGCTATCAAGTAATACGCCGTTTTCAGTTCTTCTTTTTGGCAGTGGGACAGACACAACTTTTCACGTGTCTATCTTTGAACCAAAAATGGCATTTTTCAGCAGACTTGGAAGGGTGATTGTCACTTACGACAAAGGAAAAAATACCTGGCATTGTGCATGTACAGAGGGCAAAAGGTCCTGTACGCACAAGGCTACGGCAAAGTGgcatctttttgaaaaaatgccAGACATGTTCAAAGCAGCAGTACATTCAGAGGAGGATGTTATGTGTGGGACAACAGTATCAGAATGTCAGGAGGAAAGTGGTTCCATTACTGATGATGCAGCAGAGAGGATAATCAAGTATTTGATTTACCACAAGAAAATACCTGCTGATCTTCCTGACAGTCTTATCACCAGAAGTAGAGACGCCAAGTCTCTCAATGGGTTCCCCAAACATCTGATCCCATCAGAGACTGAATGCACAGAATGTGGACAGCACGCCAGTCTTGGTGACCCTCAGTTGTTGTCTTCCACTGCTAAAATAGTGACTCTGACAGGAGTAGTTAAAG GTATATCAACATACAGGAAGACTTGCCCCAACTGTTCGATGGTTTACCGATATCAAGACTGGGAAGATGGTATTCACAACTTCAACGATCACTTGCTGCTGTCCATACATTTTTGTCTGGTACTGAGGAATGCATTGCAG ACTCACACTGCTGTAAGTCGCATAATCGAAACTATCGAATACACAGAAGGAGAGAACTTTCCTTTCAAGGATCGAATCCTGCAGGCATATCTGTCGTTTGAAGGTCTAAGTGACCATGATTACCAATACTCATGTGATTCATGTGGGTATCATCCTGCAATTGTTGTCATGGATCTACATAAGAAAGGTGTTTTCAGCATGCCAG ttagTGAAATACCAAACCCACCTCAGCAATATAATGGCGAAGTTAATGCGCGCTCATTTTGGGAAGCGGTTACTATGGAAGTGATTAGCCGTGGACTTTATCCAC CTGGCTGCAAGAATCCTTTTGTTGTAAAGCCTACTTATCACAACTGGTCCCCCTGGATTGGACCACAGACAAGACGATCTGACATTTTGATCAACACAGAGAGTGAAAAAGTCCACTTGCCTGATTCCGACAGTGATGTAGACCAGTTTCTCACAGAAGAGCGGCTTGCAGATGAGGTTCTCAATCTCAAG ctaccTGAGATCAGGAGACTCTGCAGTCAATGTGGAATTGACAGCAGAGGTTCTAAGATGGATCTTGTGCTCCGTCTGCGGGACAAAATGGCTTCTAGAGCCACATATAACAAGGTTTTTGAGAAAGTGTGGGGTGCCTCTG gTGGATGGGCTGTAATCACTTGTCCCTGTGGCATTATTTATTCTGTAAAGTTTAACCTGAGAGCGGAGAGCCCTAGAGACTTTGCAGACCTTCTTTTATCCTGGAAGTTTTTTCCCAATATTACAGTGTATGACTACCCCAGGGGATTGGTAAGTCATCTAAAGAAGAGGTGTGCTAAGGATACCCCATTTACCATCCACGATGGTAGATTGGTTGAGGCCACCCCTGAAAACATAAGACAagctactgaaaaaaaacttgctgTAAACTTACCCTGGTTGAAGCACAGGAAAGAACCAGAAGACAAGGGAGGGCATCCTGTCACTGGCTCATTAGAGCATTATTGTCTGAGTGACGTTTTCCACCAAGGCAATAGTAAGGATGAGAAGGATGTCTTGCGGAAGATTGAGATGGTTCCGGAACTGGCAGGAAGATTAAACAGCCAGTGTGCAGAGCAACTATTTGCAGGCATGAGGAAAAATAACTACTTCCTGAATATGCTCAACCCATCCACGCACATctttctgcaaagaaacatCCTCCACCATTTCAATCTTAGGAAgaacacaaaaaccaaacaaaacattctaAAAGTTGCGGGGCCGCATGCAAATTTGGTCCTAGACAAAAATGGATGCATCATAATGG GCTGTGAGAAAAACCAGCAACATGCTTGCAGTTTGGAAGCCAGCGTTATTCAAACTCACCAATGTTCTCTTGATGACTCTTTGACAAGCTTACAAACAACTGGAGCAAATAAATTCACCTGGACTCAAAAGCCTAATAACACAGAAATTACTTtg CTTGCTCAAGTATTGGACCAAACCAGAGATCCAGCTGAATATGTTGCTTGTGTTGATGGGCAGGTCCTCACCAGAGGAGACATGTTCACTCTTGGTTTATCGCAAGACATGAATGGGCAGgtgagtttaaatatttttcaagccATATCAgtgttaaagttgttttttatgttgttaaaatatgaCTGCTACAATTCTTCAAAGATTCTGAACTCCTGTCTGAAAGTTGTTGAAAGAATGTGCATCAACAAG GGCATCAAAGTTTTTGCAGGAAACAGTCATGTAGTCCACACCTGGTTTCCACCTCTTTCCCTTGACCCAGCACAACACCTACCA CCGCAGGCACAAGATCTGGACTGGGTTCTGATTCCTGTGTGGCATCCTGGACATTGGACACTATGC AGAAGTCTGTCTTCAGATGTCATCTGGTCCATGGACAGAATTTGTTGGCAACGATGTTGA
- the LOC111609354 gene encoding uncharacterized protein LOC111609354 isoform X3 — protein MSSGPWTEFVGNDVEGLPKQGLSNNCGMFVVMYALYFVMGASFDFSENDMMTIRRWWSLTLLTNFPVKSREELQKERKRKKVEEREKCETLFADDHNYAKATEAQIEVQSIPPILQMPLIVLEAILQEVILAQGDTAYLTLALTCKSFEAIVSDPVFRKKTHFAWLDGEINWENFSESFKAENRIPFAVIQCSSCNRQYKDSVGFTGHGRRGEFPRYYCDGIPGHCPECQY, from the exons ATGTCATCTGGTCCATGGACAGAATTTGTTGGCAACGATGTTGAG GGATTGCCGAAACAAGGACTGTCCAACAACTGTGGAATGTTTGTAGTGATG TATGCACTGTACTTTGTGATGGGAGCATCATTTGATTTCAGCGAG AATGATATGATGACAATACGAAGATGGTGGTCTCTCACTCTCTTGACAAACTTCCCTGTGAA GTCCAGAGAAGAACTGCAAAAGGAGAGAAAGCGGAAAAAAGTTGAGGAAAGGGAAAAATGTGAG ACTCTGTTTGCTGATGACCACAACTATGCCAAAGCAACCGAGGCACAAATTGag GTACAAAGTATACCGCCAATCTTACAG atgcCTTTGATTGTCCTGGAAGCTATTCTCCAGGAGGTAATACTGGCACAGGGAGACACAGCTTACCTCACGTTGGCATTGACATGCAAGTCCTTTGAAGCCATTGTGTCTGACCCAGTGTTCAGGAAGAAGACTCACTTTGCTTGGTTGGATG GTGAGATCAACTGGGAAAATTTTTCTGAATCATTCAAGGCAGAAAACAGGATTCCTTTTGCGGTTATCCAATGTTCTTCCTGTAACCGGCAGTATAAAGACTCTGTGGGCTTCACCGGGCATGGAAGACGAGGAGAGTTCCCTCGTTACTATTGTGATGGCATACCTGGACACTGCCCTGAATGCCAGTACTAA
- the LOC111609287 gene encoding uncharacterized protein LOC111609287, which produces MSRRERTHISEEAKVFLQKAYKEGMTRVGSPLVGAASQATGLPPFVIDNWIGNYRRKKPSSSQPKNKKLYTKDLSGYNLFCRDQLKNKGSLKDITQKWSTLAEEQKRQYAEETAALKVQHTSDDMSPDMRCLKLKKHLKQMKIEVASLEKLGVETGVMMYDHQKPFLEVLQVSSKGASSFFDILDNFALHFKGKSSSTSAAKEPVDSMVKKVQELFNRKYNERSVTEPMGLTEVLSREPTTDDTTDVCNICHCLFSDEKKNAKKKWREWRRCNTCEQWSHLACGFKKNLCRHCQTPRS; this is translated from the exons ATGTCAAGAAGAG AGAGAACACATATCTCGGAGGAAGCGAAGGTCTTCCTCCAGAAAGCCTATAAAGAAGGGATGACCAGGGTGGGATCTCCACTGGTTGGAGCGGCATCCCAGGCCACTGGCTTGCCACCGTTTGTCATTGAT aacTGGATTGGAAACTATAGAAGAAAAAAGCCATCTTCTTCTCAACCTAAAAACAAGAAGTTATACACCAAGGACCTGTCTGGTTACAACCTGTTCTGCAGGGATCAGTTAAAGAACAAAG GAAGCCTGAAAGATATTACACAGAAATGGTCCACTTTGGCAGAAGAGCAGAAGAGGCAATATGCGGAGGAGACAGCAGCTCTAAAAGTTCAGCACACTTCAGATGACATGAGCCCAGATATGCGATGCCTGAAATTGAAGAAGCACCTAAAGCAGATGAAAATAGAG GTTGCCAGTCTTGAGAAGCTTGGTGTAGAGACTGGTGTAATGATGTATGACCATCAAAAGCCTTTCTTAGAAGTCCTACAAGTGAGCAGCAAAGGTGCTTCTTCGTTCTTTGACATACTGGACAACTTTGCACTgcatttcaaag GAAAATCATCATCTACTTCTGCTGCAAAAGAACCGGTTGATTCAATGGTTAAGAAAGTGCAGGAGCTCTTCAACAGGAAATACA ATGAGCGGAGCGTAACAGAGCCTATGGGTTTGACGGAAGTGCTGTCAAGAGAACCGACTACAGATG ataCTACGGATGTTTGCAACATCTGCCACTGTCTGTtcagtgatgagaaaaaaaatgccaagAAGAAGTGGCGTGAGTGGCGACGTTGCAACACATGTGAGCAGTGGTCACACCTGGCATGTGGATTCAAGAAAAACTTGTGTCGTCATTGTCAGACTCCCAGAAGTTGA
- the LOC111609354 gene encoding uncharacterized protein LOC111609354 isoform X2, which produces MICIIREVCLQMSSGPWTEFVGNDVEGLPKQGLSNNCGMFVVMYALYFVMGASFDFSENDMMTIRRWWSLTLLTNFPVKSREELQKERKRKKVEEREKCETLFADDHNYAKATEAQIEVQSIPPILQMPLIVLEAILQEVILAQGDTAYLTLALTCKSFEAIVSDPVFRKKTHFAWLDGEINWENFSESFKAENRIPFAVIQCSSCNRQYKDSVGFTGHGRRGEFPRYYCDGIPGHCPECQY; this is translated from the exons ATGATTTGCATCATCAGAGAAGTCTGTCTTCAGATGTCATCTGGTCCATGGACAGAATTTGTTGGCAACGATGTTGAG GGATTGCCGAAACAAGGACTGTCCAACAACTGTGGAATGTTTGTAGTGATG TATGCACTGTACTTTGTGATGGGAGCATCATTTGATTTCAGCGAG AATGATATGATGACAATACGAAGATGGTGGTCTCTCACTCTCTTGACAAACTTCCCTGTGAA GTCCAGAGAAGAACTGCAAAAGGAGAGAAAGCGGAAAAAAGTTGAGGAAAGGGAAAAATGTGAG ACTCTGTTTGCTGATGACCACAACTATGCCAAAGCAACCGAGGCACAAATTGag GTACAAAGTATACCGCCAATCTTACAG atgcCTTTGATTGTCCTGGAAGCTATTCTCCAGGAGGTAATACTGGCACAGGGAGACACAGCTTACCTCACGTTGGCATTGACATGCAAGTCCTTTGAAGCCATTGTGTCTGACCCAGTGTTCAGGAAGAAGACTCACTTTGCTTGGTTGGATG GTGAGATCAACTGGGAAAATTTTTCTGAATCATTCAAGGCAGAAAACAGGATTCCTTTTGCGGTTATCCAATGTTCTTCCTGTAACCGGCAGTATAAAGACTCTGTGGGCTTCACCGGGCATGGAAGACGAGGAGAGTTCCCTCGTTACTATTGTGATGGCATACCTGGACACTGCCCTGAATGCCAGTACTAA